The following is a genomic window from Streptomyces chrestomyceticus JCM 4735.
GCCGGAGGGGCGATGACGAACAGGACCGGCTCGTGACCCGTACATGGCGGCCCCTGGCGCGCCGGGAGCGAGGACTGCCGCGACGGGGAGATGACGTGCCGCGCCGGGAGCGGGGGCTGCCGCCCCGGGGGGTGGGTCTGCCGCGCCGGGAGCACGGGCTGCCGCGCCGCGGGCGGGACCTTGCCGATACGAAGCGGCGTCTTCCCCGCGCCGGGCGGCGGCCGCCTTCGCCGGAGCGGGGTCGCTCGGGACCGGGGCGGCGTCCGGCGGGCACCGGGCGGACGGCCGACGGGGCGCCGGAGCGCGCGCCCGGTCTGCCGGCGCGCACCGGCCGGGCCCTCCTGGCGCAGTGGCACCGGGTCGCCGGGCCGACCTGGTCGGCGCTGTGCCGTCGCCGGCTGGCCGCGGTACCGCTCACGGCGGCCTCCGTGGTCCTCGTGATCGTCTTTCACGCCCTCGCGCTGACGGACGCCGGAGAACGGCTGGTCTGGGCGGTCGGCGGGGTGCGGGCGGACGTCCCGGTGGGGCTCGTGCTGCTGCGACTGCCGCTGTCGCTGTTCGCGCCCGCGCCGGGGCTCCCCTGGTGGGGAGCGCTCCTGCAAGTGGCCGTGATCTTCGGGATGGCCGAGTGCGTCCTCGGGACAGTGCGCACCCTGACCGTGTCCCTGGTCGTCACGGCCGCGGCGACGTTCTTCGCGCGCTTCCTGCTCACCCTCGGCCCGGGCCATGTCCTGGCGATCCCGCCGGCCGAGGCGATGCTGGCCGACACCGGCCCGTCCGCGGCCGTACTCGGGCTGCTGATCTGCACCGGATGGGCCTGCCGGGCTCCCGTACTGAGCATGGGTACGGTGGTGACCTTCTCGCTGGAGTGCGTGCTGACCACCACCCTCTCCAGCCGCGCCCACCTGGGCGGCATCGCGGCCGCCCTGCTGTGCGCCGCGGTGGCCTGCCGGCCTCCGGCCCGCGCCGCTCCCCTGCCTCCCGCGCCCGTCACCGCCGGGCAGGACGCGCTGGGGTGAGTCCGGCCCGTACACGCGGCAGAGGTCAGAGGATCGGCGTGGCGCGCGTTCACGGGCCTGCCAGCCAGTCGGTGTACCAGGCGCGGAACCCGGGGCTCACCGGTACGAAGCCGCCCCAGTCCGGGTCGATCTGCCAGACCTGACCCGCATAGGGGCCATTCAGGACCAGCCGGTCGAAGCTGCCGCAGCCCTGTTCGGCCAGCATGAGAGTGCCCCGGGTCAGCGCATCGACCGGTGTCCCGAGCCGGCCGGGCAAGGGTTCGGTGAGCGGAAACGGTGCGGCGAGCCGGCCCGGCAGCCGGTCTTCCGCCCACGCGTCGTCGACGGCCCACTCCTCGACGGCCTCCGGGCGGGGGACGGTCAACGGCATCAGGCCGTGGCCGGGCCCGGCCGGGCCGTCGCCCACCACCGCGACGAAGGACCGGTACTCCCCCGGCAGCGCGATGCCGTGGGTTTTCTCGAACACCCGGATCTCCGCCTCCGGGAGCGGTGGCGCCAGCGCGTAACGATGCGTGCTCGCCCCGAAGCGCTTCCGGTCCGGGTCCCGTGCGGCCATCTCCCCTAGCCGAGCGCGGACGCCGTCCTCGTGCCGGTTCCCCATCCGGCGACCGTAGCGAAGGGAGACGAAAAGGGAGCTAGACTCGAACGCGTGAGCGAATTGCCCCCTGACCTGCCACGCCTCCGCACCCTGGAGACCTGGCTGCGCCTGCAGCTCGCCGCCGTACGGGCCCGTATCCAGCACCTCGAACAGGCGGAGCGCGACCGCCCCGTACCGGTCCGGCCGCCCCGGCCCGACTGGCTGCTGGAGACCGAGCGGCTCGGGGGCCGCGACGGGCGGCCGGTCCGCGTCCATGCCGGCGGGTGCGGCCAGGCTCGCGGCCGGGCCATCAGCCGCGAGCAGGCGGTCGATGCTCTCGGGCAGGGCGTCGAGGCGTGTTACGGCTGTCGTCCGGACACCGAGCTGGGCATTCTCGGCTGAGGAGGAGCGAGAAGAGGCCGAGGCGGCGGGCGGCGCCGTCCGCTCGTCACCGCCTGCGGCGTGCCCGCAGGGTGGCGATCAGGGGCACGGCCGGCTGGATGAGTATGCCGACCCGGTGAGGCACTTCCTCCGGCGTGACGTCCA
Proteins encoded in this region:
- a CDS encoding SMI1/KNR4 family protein, whose product is MGNRHEDGVRARLGEMAARDPDRKRFGASTHRYALAPPLPEAEIRVFEKTHGIALPGEYRSFVAVVGDGPAGPGHGLMPLTVPRPEAVEEWAVDDAWAEDRLPGRLAAPFPLTEPLPGRLGTPVDALTRGTLMLAEQGCGSFDRLVLNGPYAGQVWQIDPDWGGFVPVSPGFRAWYTDWLAGP
- a CDS encoding DUF6233 domain-containing protein: MSELPPDLPRLRTLETWLRLQLAAVRARIQHLEQAERDRPVPVRPPRPDWLLETERLGGRDGRPVRVHAGGCGQARGRAISREQAVDALGQGVEACYGCRPDTELGILG